A single genomic interval of Nostoc commune NIES-4072 harbors:
- a CDS encoding squalene/phytoene synthase family protein — MNLRRDALQILKETSRTFYIPISLLPPELQEAVASAYLCMRAIDEIEDHPELDNATKAKLLRTISLTLQAGVDGFPVDAFFAGFSGYENTLEEVTVRIREWSILAPETIAPRIWDATAAMADRMAYWAERNWKIYTESDLDRYTFGVAGAVGLLLSDLWTWYDGTQTNRTQAIGFGRGLQAVNILRNHTEDLGRGVDFFPEGWSAENMQEYARRNLALAEVYTKNLPTGPALDFCQIPLTLANGTLDALASGKEKLSRSDVFALLEQLISVNMKAS, encoded by the coding sequence ATGAATTTACGTAGAGATGCATTGCAAATCCTCAAAGAAACTAGCCGAACTTTTTATATCCCAATTAGTCTTTTACCGCCAGAATTACAAGAAGCAGTAGCATCAGCATATTTGTGTATGCGTGCCATTGATGAAATAGAAGATCATCCCGAATTAGATAACGCTACTAAAGCAAAGCTGTTAAGAACGATTAGCCTGACATTACAGGCAGGGGTTGATGGCTTCCCGGTAGATGCTTTCTTTGCGGGATTTAGTGGGTATGAGAATACCTTAGAAGAAGTCACAGTAAGGATTAGAGAATGGTCGATACTAGCGCCAGAGACCATTGCGCCTCGAATTTGGGATGCCACTGCTGCAATGGCAGACCGGATGGCTTACTGGGCAGAAAGAAACTGGAAAATTTATACAGAATCTGATTTGGATCGTTATACCTTTGGGGTTGCAGGTGCAGTCGGATTGTTACTATCGGACTTATGGACATGGTACGATGGAACGCAAACTAACCGTACTCAGGCGATCGGGTTTGGGCGGGGTTTACAAGCAGTTAATATCCTGCGTAACCATACTGAAGATTTAGGGCGTGGGGTAGACTTTTTTCCAGAGGGTTGGAGTGCAGAAAATATGCAAGAGTATGCCCGGCGCAATCTAGCCCTGGCAGAAGTTTATACCAAAAACCTTCCTACTGGCCCAGCCTTAGATTTTTGCCAAATTCCCTTAACCTTGGCTAATGGCACTCTTGATGCCCTTGCTAGTGGTAAAGAGAAACTTAGTCGCAGTGATGTTTTTGCACTTCTCGAACAACTGATTAGTGTAAACATGAAAGCCAGCTAA
- a CDS encoding FAD-dependent oxidoreductase: MQNDSGKTISIWMTTAEIPEQPVLTENTHADVCIVGAGIAGMSTAYMLIRAGKSVVVLDDGPIGGGQTARTTAHVSNVLSYRYYELEQMHGKEGAKLVAQSHTTAINTIEAIATQENINCDFERLDGYLFPPDLKSIDEIQHELEAAHRVGLTNVEMVKKAPLTSFDTGVCLRFPQQGQFDPLKYLAGLTEAIERRGGRIYTGTHVEKIQGGLPARVETSSGKVVTADAVVVATNSPISNLATMHFKQAPYITFVIGAKVPRGSVPKALYWDTLDPYHYVRLQSIDEQYDVLIVGGEDHKTGQADDADARYTRLQTWTRERFPMAQEVLFRWSGQVMNSDDGIAYIGKNPFDKENVYIVTGDTGIGMTHGAIAGILLTDLILGRNNSWAELYDPSRVKIGGVGDFISENLNVAAQYLKWVTPGDVDSVEKVAPGTGAVVLSGLTKVAAYRDENGTLHEHSAICTHLNCIVAWNSSEKTWDCPCHGSRFDTQGKVINGPAINGLTPVENK, encoded by the coding sequence ATGCAAAACGACTCTGGTAAAACTATTTCTATTTGGATGACAACGGCAGAAATCCCAGAGCAACCCGTGCTTACCGAAAATACTCATGCAGATGTGTGCATTGTCGGTGCTGGGATAGCGGGGATGTCAACTGCCTATATGTTAATCCGCGCAGGTAAATCAGTAGTCGTGCTGGATGATGGCCCTATTGGTGGCGGTCAAACTGCAAGAACAACAGCACACGTATCGAATGTGCTGAGTTATCGTTACTACGAACTAGAGCAAATGCACGGTAAAGAGGGCGCAAAACTAGTTGCTCAAAGTCATACAACAGCAATTAATACTATAGAGGCGATCGCTACCCAAGAAAACATTAACTGTGATTTTGAGCGACTTGATGGCTATCTTTTTCCGCCAGACTTAAAATCAATAGACGAGATTCAGCACGAGTTAGAAGCAGCACACCGCGTTGGACTAACTAATGTTGAAATGGTGAAGAAAGCGCCATTGACTAGCTTTGATACAGGAGTGTGTCTACGCTTTCCCCAACAAGGGCAATTTGATCCATTAAAATATCTAGCTGGACTTACAGAAGCCATAGAACGGCGTGGCGGTAGAATTTATACGGGGACGCACGTAGAAAAAATCCAAGGTGGTTTACCCGCCCGTGTCGAGACAAGCAGTGGTAAGGTTGTCACAGCCGATGCTGTGGTAGTAGCAACCAACTCACCCATCAGTAACTTAGCTACTATGCACTTCAAGCAGGCTCCATACATCACTTTTGTCATCGGTGCAAAAGTGCCTCGTGGTTCTGTTCCCAAAGCGCTTTATTGGGATACCCTTGACCCCTACCATTACGTAAGATTACAAAGTATTGACGAACAATATGATGTATTAATTGTTGGTGGCGAAGACCACAAAACCGGACAAGCTGACGATGCCGATGCTCGCTATACCAGACTCCAAACATGGACGCGAGAACGTTTCCCAATGGCACAGGAGGTTTTATTTCGCTGGTCGGGACAGGTAATGAATTCTGATGATGGTATTGCCTACATTGGCAAAAACCCCTTTGATAAGGAAAACGTTTACATCGTTACAGGTGATACAGGCATAGGAATGACCCACGGTGCGATCGCGGGGATACTATTAACTGACTTGATTTTAGGGCGAAATAATAGCTGGGCAGAACTTTATGACCCATCGCGTGTGAAAATTGGTGGAGTCGGTGATTTTATCTCTGAAAATCTCAACGTTGCTGCTCAGTATTTAAAGTGGGTGACACCAGGCGATGTTGATTCCGTTGAAAAAGTTGCTCCCGGTACAGGTGCAGTAGTGCTAAGTGGTTTGACAAAAGTCGCAGCTTACCGAGATGAAAACGGCACACTGCACGAACATTCAGCAATCTGTACTCACCTCAACTGTATCGTCGCCTGGAATTCCTCAGAAAAAACCTGGGATTGCCCATGTCATGGTTCGCGGTTTGATACACAAGGAAAGGTAATCAACGGCCCAGCAATTAATGGACTGACACCAGTGGAAAACAAGTAA
- a CDS encoding glycoside hydrolase family 31 protein, with translation MPQYFGKLPTTNQPWTTVSNIKAVTSDNNIINFDCGDSRLTISVLAPNLLRVRFAPTGEFMPRRSWAVTLDDAEWATTPFTVQENEATVEIETAQIRVCIQREKCRIVCFDKANRPFAQDAEMGIGWRMGAVAGWKEIVADEHFYGFGERTGFLDKLSEVKTNWTTDALDYDALTDEMYQAIPFFMALRPELGYGIFFNTTFWSQFDIGAEQPGIWKMETRGGELDYYIIYGPEPAKILETYTQLTGRMPLPPKWALGYHQCRWSYESETVVRELAQEFRQRRIPCDVIHLDIDYMRGFRVFTWSPQRFSNPAKLISDLAQDGFKTVTIIDPGVKYEPEGNYHVFDQGLENDYFVRKPDGELFHGYVWPDKAVFPDFLRPDVSNWWADLHKSLTDVGVAGIWNDMNEPAINDRPFGDDGEKIWFPLDAPQGGDEGAGKEEENQSKIDVTHTEVHNLYGLMMAKACYEGLERHRGSERSFVLTRSGYAGVQRWSSVWMGDNQSLWEHLEMSLPMLCNMGLSGVGFVGCDIGGFAGNATAELFARWMQVGMLYPLMRGHSAMSTARHEPWVFGDRVENICREYINLRYQLLPYIYSLFWEAATTGAPILRPLLYHFPNDLKTYSLYDQVLLGASLMAAPIYRPGVEHRAVYLPAGTWYDWWSGDRYEGPIHILAHAPLERMPLYVRGGAIVPMQPVKQYVDQAPLDEIRLRIWPGNNEYQLFEDDGQTNEYQDKKFSLSTISVFAESNQTVVEIGARVGEWTPPLREVIVELVGVGEQRFQDDGKRHSLQF, from the coding sequence ATGCCGCAATATTTCGGAAAACTACCCACTACTAACCAACCTTGGACAACTGTTAGCAATATAAAAGCTGTAACCTCCGACAATAATATTATTAATTTTGACTGTGGCGACTCACGCCTTACTATCAGCGTACTTGCGCCCAATTTACTCCGCGTGCGTTTTGCACCAACTGGGGAATTTATGCCTCGTCGGTCTTGGGCAGTAACGCTAGATGATGCAGAATGGGCAACAACACCTTTTACGGTGCAAGAAAATGAAGCAACGGTAGAAATTGAAACAGCACAGATTCGTGTGTGCATCCAGCGAGAAAAGTGCCGCATCGTCTGTTTCGACAAAGCTAATCGCCCTTTTGCCCAAGATGCAGAGATGGGTATAGGTTGGCGGATGGGTGCAGTTGCAGGTTGGAAAGAAATTGTAGCCGATGAACATTTCTATGGTTTTGGTGAACGCACAGGCTTTTTGGATAAACTCAGCGAAGTAAAAACCAACTGGACAACGGATGCCTTAGATTATGATGCACTGACTGATGAAATGTACCAAGCAATTCCATTTTTTATGGCTTTGCGCCCAGAGTTAGGCTATGGCATCTTTTTCAACACTACTTTTTGGAGTCAATTCGATATCGGTGCTGAACAACCAGGTATTTGGAAGATGGAAACTCGTGGCGGTGAGTTGGATTATTACATTATCTATGGCCCCGAACCTGCCAAAATTCTGGAGACTTACACTCAGTTAACTGGGAGAATGCCATTACCGCCAAAATGGGCGCTAGGTTATCATCAATGTCGTTGGAGTTATGAATCAGAAACCGTTGTGCGGGAACTAGCGCAAGAATTCCGTCAGCGTCGCATTCCCTGTGATGTTATTCACTTGGATATTGACTATATGCGGGGTTTTCGGGTATTTACTTGGAGTCCTCAACGCTTCTCTAACCCAGCAAAACTTATTAGTGATTTAGCACAGGATGGTTTCAAAACAGTCACAATTATTGATCCTGGTGTGAAGTATGAACCAGAAGGTAATTATCATGTTTTTGACCAAGGCTTAGAAAACGACTATTTTGTGCGGAAACCTGATGGCGAGTTGTTCCACGGCTACGTTTGGCCTGATAAAGCTGTTTTTCCTGATTTTTTGCGTCCTGATGTGTCTAACTGGTGGGCTGATTTACACAAAAGTTTAACTGATGTTGGTGTGGCAGGGATTTGGAATGATATGAATGAACCTGCTATAAACGATCGCCCTTTCGGCGATGATGGTGAAAAGATTTGGTTTCCCCTAGATGCACCGCAGGGGGGAGATGAGGGAGCAGGGAAAGAGGAGGAGAACCAATCTAAAATTGATGTGACTCATACAGAAGTGCATAATTTGTATGGGTTGATGATGGCTAAAGCTTGCTATGAAGGGTTGGAACGGCATCGAGGTTCAGAGCGATCATTTGTGTTAACGCGATCAGGTTATGCTGGTGTGCAACGCTGGTCTTCTGTGTGGATGGGAGATAACCAATCGTTGTGGGAGCATTTAGAAATGTCTCTGCCGATGCTTTGCAATATGGGACTTTCGGGTGTGGGGTTTGTGGGTTGCGATATTGGCGGATTTGCTGGTAACGCCACAGCTGAATTATTCGCTCGGTGGATGCAGGTAGGAATGCTTTACCCATTGATGCGCGGTCATTCGGCAATGTCTACTGCTCGTCATGAACCTTGGGTATTTGGCGATCGCGTTGAAAATATCTGTCGAGAATACATTAATCTACGTTACCAATTACTTCCCTATATTTATAGTCTTTTCTGGGAAGCGGCAACGACAGGCGCACCGATTTTAAGACCCTTATTATACCACTTCCCCAATGATCTGAAAACCTATAGCCTCTACGATCAAGTATTACTAGGTGCATCGTTGATGGCTGCACCAATTTACCGCCCTGGAGTTGAGCATCGAGCTGTCTACTTACCTGCTGGCACTTGGTATGATTGGTGGAGTGGCGATCGCTACGAAGGCCCGATTCACATTCTTGCTCATGCACCGCTTGAAAGAATGCCACTGTATGTCCGTGGTGGTGCGATCGTTCCCATGCAACCTGTCAAGCAATACGTTGATCAAGCCCCATTAGACGAGATCCGATTACGGATTTGGCCTGGTAATAACGAATATCAGCTATTTGAAGATGATGGACAGACAAATGAGTATCAAGATAAAAAGTTTTCGCTATCAACTATCAGCGTATTTGCTGAATCTAATCAAACAGTAGTTGAAATTGGAGCAAGAGTGGGAGAATGGACACCTCCACTGCGTGAAGTAATTGTAGAACTTGTTGGGGTTGGAGAGCAACGTTTCCAGGATGATGGTAAGCGACATTCTCTGCAATTTTGA